A section of the Euwallacea fornicatus isolate EFF26 chromosome 12, ASM4011564v1, whole genome shotgun sequence genome encodes:
- the LOC136342367 gene encoding uncharacterized protein, which produces MFNAKCSASALLILTLIISVTSADVATNSITRKMSPYSKANPINVIDSLRKQIEFKELELQRAEKVNKNFEKMIELVNILGQVDTFLTDRTRALVKKLAVLTENSDDIIVAKAVNNVK; this is translated from the exons ATGTTTAATGCAAAGTGTTCTGCGTCAGCCTTATTGATTTTAACGCTG attatttctGTGACCTCTGCTGACGTAGCTACAAACAGCATCACTCGTAAAATGAGCCCCTACTCCAAAGCGAACCCCATTAACGTAATAGACTCCCTGCGCAAACAGATTGAATTTAAGGAGTTAGAGCTCCAGAGAGCCGAGAAGGTGAACAAAAACTTCGAGAAAATGATCGAATTGGTCAATATTTTGGGCCAAGTGGACACGTTTTTGACTGACCGCACCAGGGCGTTAGTGAAGAAACTTGCGGTTCTCACCGAAAATAGTGACGATATTATTGTGGCAAAGGCggttaataatgtaaaataa
- the Pop4 gene encoding ribonuclease P protein subunit p29 isoform X1 — MDSIKDQMNAPLPQEILQGNNLTKEEASKHIQTILRQTLPSSDSKNLKADFKWQFFLEQHYVVKLNRRKQKKTFLTRKQRKKMGLLKLPKENWKYSSLQVVRDMWKEYMRENLELIQRAPTCVDQDWNSFSVIVAKSEMVGADLRVVKSKVPSLIGMHGTVVLETKMSFQIVTPQDKLKTILKETSIFEFLLDNMKFTFLGKHLTTRPSERSVKKIRNLMQPDL, encoded by the exons ATGGATTCTATTAAAG ACCAAATGAACGCCCCACTCCCTCAGGAAATACTCCAAGGAAACAACCTCACAAAAGAAGAGGCCTCCaa ACACATTCAAACTATTCTGCGTCAAACTTTGCCTTCAAGTGACTCAAAAAACTTGAAAGCAGATTTCAAATGGCAGTTCTTCTTGGAACAACACTATGTAGTGAAACTCAACCGACGCAAGCAGAAGAAGACGTTTTTGACCAGGAAGCAGAGGAAGAAAATGGGCCTTCTGAAGCTGCCAAAA GAGAATTGGAAGTATTCATCTTTGCAAGTGGTGAGAGACATGTGGAAAGAGTACATGAGAGAGAATCTGGAATTGATTCAACGGGCTCCTACATGTGTTGATCAAGACTGGAACAGCTTTAG tgTAATAGTGGCCAAATCTGAAATGGTAGGAGCAGACTTGAGAGTAGTGAAATCAAAGGTGCCTAGTTTGATAGGCATGCACGGTACTGTGGTACTGGAGACTAAAATGTCCTTTCAGATAGTGACCCCACAAGACAAGCTTAAAA CAATCTTGAAAGAAAcatcaatatttgaatttcttttggACAATATGAAGTTCACTTTCTTAGGGAAGCATTTGACGACCAGGCCCAGCGAGCGGAGCGTCAAGAAAATACGTAATTTAATGCAACCAGACTTATAG
- the Pop4 gene encoding ribonuclease P protein subunit p29 isoform X2: MNAPLPQEILQGNNLTKEEASKHIQTILRQTLPSSDSKNLKADFKWQFFLEQHYVVKLNRRKQKKTFLTRKQRKKMGLLKLPKENWKYSSLQVVRDMWKEYMRENLELIQRAPTCVDQDWNSFSVIVAKSEMVGADLRVVKSKVPSLIGMHGTVVLETKMSFQIVTPQDKLKTILKETSIFEFLLDNMKFTFLGKHLTTRPSERSVKKIRNLMQPDL, translated from the exons ATGAACGCCCCACTCCCTCAGGAAATACTCCAAGGAAACAACCTCACAAAAGAAGAGGCCTCCaa ACACATTCAAACTATTCTGCGTCAAACTTTGCCTTCAAGTGACTCAAAAAACTTGAAAGCAGATTTCAAATGGCAGTTCTTCTTGGAACAACACTATGTAGTGAAACTCAACCGACGCAAGCAGAAGAAGACGTTTTTGACCAGGAAGCAGAGGAAGAAAATGGGCCTTCTGAAGCTGCCAAAA GAGAATTGGAAGTATTCATCTTTGCAAGTGGTGAGAGACATGTGGAAAGAGTACATGAGAGAGAATCTGGAATTGATTCAACGGGCTCCTACATGTGTTGATCAAGACTGGAACAGCTTTAG tgTAATAGTGGCCAAATCTGAAATGGTAGGAGCAGACTTGAGAGTAGTGAAATCAAAGGTGCCTAGTTTGATAGGCATGCACGGTACTGTGGTACTGGAGACTAAAATGTCCTTTCAGATAGTGACCCCACAAGACAAGCTTAAAA CAATCTTGAAAGAAAcatcaatatttgaatttcttttggACAATATGAAGTTCACTTTCTTAGGGAAGCATTTGACGACCAGGCCCAGCGAGCGGAGCGTCAAGAAAATACGTAATTTAATGCAACCAGACTTATAG